The Streptomyces sp. Alt3 genome has a segment encoding these proteins:
- a CDS encoding urease accessory protein UreD, protein MSVTATARITAVADGRGSTALPVLESDGPLALRRTRSPDTGYARVTVVGAMSAPLGGDRLAVEVRAEDGARVTVDAAAATVALPGAGPDAGPASYAVRLSAGEGAELRWLPEQLVSARGSELDMTTRADLAPTARLVLREEQVLGRHGEPTGRLSTRLTVRRAGRPLLDQQLAYGPGAPGGWDGAAVLGGHRAVGQLLLVDPAFDRGLPAPRLLGPTAALTPLAGPAVLVTALAADARLLRAVLDEALEGLLKESKALRKP, encoded by the coding sequence ATGAGCGTCACTGCCACCGCCCGGATCACCGCGGTCGCCGACGGGCGGGGCTCCACCGCGCTTCCGGTGCTGGAGAGCGACGGTCCGCTCGCCCTGCGCCGGACCAGGTCCCCGGACACCGGGTATGCACGCGTCACCGTGGTCGGCGCGATGAGCGCGCCCCTCGGCGGCGACCGGCTCGCCGTCGAGGTGCGTGCCGAGGACGGAGCCCGGGTGACGGTGGACGCCGCGGCCGCCACCGTCGCGCTGCCGGGGGCGGGTCCGGACGCCGGCCCCGCTTCGTACGCCGTACGGCTGAGCGCGGGGGAGGGGGCCGAGCTCCGCTGGCTCCCCGAACAGCTCGTCTCCGCCCGCGGCAGTGAACTCGACATGACCACCCGGGCCGACCTCGCCCCCACCGCCCGTCTGGTGCTCCGCGAGGAACAGGTCCTGGGCCGGCACGGCGAACCCACCGGAAGGCTCTCGACCCGCCTCACGGTGCGCCGAGCCGGACGGCCGCTGCTCGACCAGCAACTGGCGTACGGGCCGGGAGCGCCCGGAGGCTGGGACGGCGCGGCCGTCCTGGGCGGTCACCGGGCCGTCGGGCAACTGCTCCTGGTCGACCCCGCGTTCGACCGCGGCCTCCCCGCCCCACGCCTGCTCGGTCCCACCGCGGCGCTCACCCCGCTGGCCGGCCCCGCCGTTCTGGTGACGGCGCTCGCCGCGGACGCCCGGCTGCTGCGAGCGGTGCTGGACGAGGCGCTGGAGGGCCTGCTGAAGGAGTCGAAGGCCCTCAGGAAGCCCTGA
- a CDS encoding ATP-dependent Clp protease proteolytic subunit: MFRPAARYVLPEFTERTAHGTRNTDPYAKLLSERIVFLGTPVDDTAATDLVAQFMYLEHADPDRPLSLYINSPGGSFHAMTAIYDTIQFLACEVETFCLGQAGAAAAVLLAAGSPGRRHALPGARVLIQQPVLDEPVQGQLSDLDIRARELTRERELLTAMLARHTGRSTGRIAADIERDTILDAEAALAYGLVDHVVENRTPPQPPHSSR; the protein is encoded by the coding sequence ATGTTCCGTCCCGCCGCCCGCTACGTTCTGCCCGAGTTCACCGAGCGCACCGCCCACGGAACCCGGAACACGGATCCGTACGCGAAGCTGCTGTCCGAGCGGATCGTCTTCCTCGGTACGCCTGTCGACGACACCGCGGCGACCGACCTCGTCGCCCAGTTCATGTATCTGGAGCACGCGGACCCGGACCGGCCGCTTTCCCTGTACATCAACTCGCCCGGGGGCTCGTTCCACGCGATGACGGCGATCTACGACACCATTCAGTTCCTCGCCTGCGAGGTGGAGACCTTCTGTCTCGGGCAGGCGGGGGCGGCCGCCGCCGTGCTCCTCGCCGCCGGCTCACCGGGACGCCGACATGCCCTGCCTGGCGCCCGGGTACTCATCCAGCAACCCGTTCTGGACGAGCCGGTGCAGGGCCAGCTGTCCGATCTCGACATCCGAGCCCGCGAGTTGACGCGCGAGCGCGAGCTGCTCACGGCCATGCTGGCCCGCCACACGGGTCGTTCCACGGGCCGGATCGCCGCCGACATCGAACGGGACACCATCCTCGACGCCGAGGCCGCCCTGGCGTACGGACTGGTGGACCACGTCGTGGAGAACCGCACGCCGCCCCAGCCGCCGCACTCGTCGAGGTGA
- a CDS encoding type II toxin-antitoxin system Phd/YefM family antitoxin yields MAYEIPVTQARAELAELINRVVYGGERVVVTRHGKPLVALVSAADLQRLENEEVEAQEAVAEEQVISSVSSLRSLPSATGERHRFGIAAEHRGHEERER; encoded by the coding sequence ATGGCCTACGAGATTCCGGTGACGCAAGCCCGGGCGGAGCTCGCCGAACTGATCAACCGCGTCGTGTACGGCGGTGAGCGTGTGGTGGTGACGCGGCACGGGAAGCCTTTGGTCGCCCTGGTATCCGCCGCTGACCTGCAGCGACTCGAGAACGAAGAGGTCGAGGCGCAGGAGGCCGTGGCGGAGGAACAGGTGATCAGCTCGGTGTCCTCGCTGCGCTCGCTCCCGTCCGCCACGGGCGAACGGCACCGCTTCGGTATCGCCGCCGAGCACCGGGGCCACGAGGAGCGGGAACGCTGA
- a CDS encoding TetR/AcrR family transcriptional regulator has product MARVSQEHLDARRRQILSGAAHCFARNGFHSASMQDVLKEVGLSAGAVYRYFAGKEDLIAAIADEAFGGIRRAFEEAAESTPPPTPDVLLGRVLRGVFEGQMYGLERRACAALVVQVWAETLRNDRLSETLGEGYAGMRVAWAKLVEAYRAAGLMPSGVPADDVARTLIATAQGFIAQEALFGGVEPEVLENGLRALMSMDLQKIS; this is encoded by the coding sequence ATGGCACGTGTATCCCAGGAGCACCTCGACGCCCGCCGCCGGCAGATCCTCTCCGGCGCCGCCCACTGCTTCGCGCGCAACGGCTTCCACAGCGCGTCGATGCAGGACGTGCTGAAGGAGGTCGGTCTGTCGGCGGGGGCCGTCTACCGGTACTTCGCCGGCAAGGAGGACCTGATCGCGGCCATCGCCGACGAGGCGTTCGGCGGCATCCGCCGGGCGTTCGAGGAGGCCGCCGAATCGACTCCGCCGCCGACGCCCGACGTATTGCTCGGCAGGGTGCTGCGGGGCGTCTTCGAGGGGCAGATGTACGGGCTGGAGCGCCGCGCGTGCGCCGCGCTCGTCGTCCAGGTGTGGGCCGAGACCCTGCGGAACGACCGGCTCTCCGAGACCCTCGGTGAGGGCTACGCGGGCATGCGCGTGGCCTGGGCGAAGCTGGTGGAGGCCTACCGCGCGGCCGGGTTGATGCCCTCCGGTGTGCCGGCCGACGACGTCGCCCGGACCCTGATCGCGACCGCCCAGGGGTTCATCGCGCAGGAGGCTCTGTTCGGCGGGGTCGAGCCCGAGGTCCTGGAGAACGGCCTGCGCGCGCTGATGTCCATGGATCTGCAAAAGATCAGTTAA
- a CDS encoding C40 family peptidase gives MTAQVHVPSLFARVGTASVLTFAVGTTVLAPGFVDEAEAATHSTKALKIAASKKGAPYRWGATGPSRFDCSGLTLYSFKKAGKKLPRTAQQQYNKTRHISRSQRKRGDLVFFHAGRSVYHVGIYAGSGKIWHSPKAGAVVRLEKIWSGNVWYGRVR, from the coding sequence ATGACTGCGCAGGTTCATGTCCCGTCTCTGTTCGCCCGGGTCGGTACGGCCTCGGTTCTGACCTTCGCCGTAGGCACCACCGTGCTGGCCCCGGGCTTCGTGGACGAAGCCGAGGCCGCCACCCACTCGACGAAGGCACTCAAGATCGCCGCCTCGAAGAAGGGTGCCCCTTACAGATGGGGAGCCACGGGCCCCTCCCGGTTCGACTGCTCAGGGCTCACGCTCTATTCGTTCAAGAAGGCCGGAAAAAAACTCCCCCGCACGGCGCAGCAGCAGTACAACAAGACCCGCCATATCTCCAGGTCGCAGCGGAAACGCGGCGACCTGGTCTTCTTCCACGCGGGCCGCAGCGTGTACCACGTCGGGATCTACGCCGGCAGCGGGAAGATCTGGCACTCGCCCAAGGCCGGGGCCGTGGTCCGGCTGGAAAAGATCTGGTCCGGGAACGTCTGGTACGGGAGGGTCCGCTGA
- a CDS encoding DUF397 domain-containing protein, with product MSDRPVQPAPRWRRSSRSTGMNNCVEAASLGDARLAVRDSKNTSMPALRFSATAWTSFVAGLRDHPVS from the coding sequence ATGTCCGACCGTCCCGTACAGCCCGCACCGAGGTGGCGGCGCAGCAGCCGCAGCACCGGGATGAACAACTGCGTGGAAGCCGCGTCGCTCGGCGACGCCCGTCTCGCCGTGAGGGATTCCAAGAACACGTCGATGCCCGCGCTTCGCTTCTCGGCGACGGCATGGACGTCGTTCGTGGCCGGACTGCGCGACCACCCGGTCAGCTGA
- a CDS encoding helix-turn-helix domain-containing protein — MRNGPAVRRRKLGEELRALRHTSGLTSRDAAALLGWHQSKVSRIETGASGVTPGDVTRLMEAYGVDDRQLRSLLRTLAGSAGGGGNGWWHAYRGLIPPQYRDFISLESQAFAARTLETSVVPGLLQTADYARAVTRSSLDGLPPAQLDSLVEVRLARQNVLHSPRPLRLSVVIDEAVLRRSVGGPGVMEGQLRHLTEVAQFPHVMLQLLPFSAGSYIGLTGPFVIFSFSTTFDLDVIVLDHLTSSLYLERREDLEAYSSAFRTMQEHALSPEHSLDLIAALSRGDQAEPSDCPRGARCPTVPYSPHRGGGAAAAAPG, encoded by the coding sequence ATGCGGAACGGCCCTGCTGTACGCCGTCGCAAGCTCGGGGAGGAACTGCGCGCTCTTCGCCACACATCGGGACTCACGAGCCGGGACGCCGCCGCACTGCTCGGCTGGCACCAGTCGAAGGTGAGCCGGATCGAGACGGGGGCGAGCGGGGTGACACCGGGTGACGTGACCCGGCTGATGGAAGCGTACGGCGTGGACGACCGGCAGTTGCGTTCCCTGCTCCGGACGCTCGCCGGCTCCGCGGGGGGCGGCGGGAACGGGTGGTGGCACGCCTACCGTGGGCTCATCCCGCCCCAGTACCGCGACTTCATCAGCCTGGAGTCGCAGGCCTTCGCCGCGCGCACGCTGGAGACCTCGGTGGTCCCGGGACTGCTGCAGACCGCCGACTACGCGCGGGCAGTGACCCGGTCCTCACTGGACGGGCTGCCGCCCGCCCAGCTCGATTCGCTGGTCGAGGTCAGGCTCGCCCGGCAGAACGTCCTCCACTCGCCCCGGCCGCTGCGGCTGAGCGTCGTGATCGACGAAGCGGTACTGCGGCGGAGCGTCGGCGGGCCCGGGGTGATGGAGGGACAGCTGCGCCATCTGACGGAAGTGGCTCAATTCCCGCACGTGATGCTCCAGTTACTGCCATTTTCCGCGGGGAGCTATATCGGCCTCACCGGGCCGTTCGTTATCTTCTCTTTTTCGACCACTTTCGATCTGGATGTGATCGTTCTCGATCACTTGACGAGCAGTCTCTACCTGGAGCGGAGAGAAGACCTTGAGGCGTACAGCTCGGCCTTCCGCACGATGCAGGAGCACGCGCTGTCGCCGGAGCATTCGCTGGACCTCATCGCCGCTCTGAGCCGCGGCGATCAGGCGGAACCTTCAGACTGCCCGAGGGGGGCACGATGTCCGACCGTCCCGTACAGCCCGCACCGAGGTGGCGGCGCAGCAGCCGCAGCACCGGGATGA
- a CDS encoding urease subunit gamma, giving the protein MQLTPHEQERLLIHVAADVAEKRRARGLRLNHPEAIALITSHLLEGARDGRTVAELMASGRKVLTRDDVMDGIPEMIHDVQVEATFPDGTKLVTVHEPIV; this is encoded by the coding sequence GTGCAACTGACTCCGCACGAACAGGAACGCCTGCTCATCCACGTGGCGGCCGATGTCGCAGAGAAGCGCAGGGCGCGCGGTCTGCGGCTGAACCACCCCGAGGCGATCGCGCTGATCACCTCGCACCTTCTGGAAGGCGCCCGCGACGGCCGGACCGTGGCCGAACTCATGGCCTCCGGCCGGAAGGTGCTCACCCGTGACGACGTCATGGACGGCATCCCGGAAATGATCCACGACGTGCAGGTCGAGGCCACCTTCCCGGACGGCACCAAGCTGGTCACCGTCCACGAGCCGATCGTCTGA
- a CDS encoding urease subunit alpha: MPELSRPVYADLFGPTVGDRIRLADTDLVVEIEEDRSGGPGLAGDEAVFGGGKVIRESMGQARTTRAEGAPDTVITGAVIIDHWGIVKADIGIRDGRITGIGKAGNPDTMDGVHPELVIGPETEIIVGNGKFVTAGAIDAHVHFISPTLIDQALSSGITTLVGGGTGPAEGTKATTITPGPWHLARMFEALDGYPVNIGLLGKGNTMSREAMHSQLRAGALGFKIHEDWGATPAVIDACLSVCEETGAQLAIHTDTLNEAGFVADTLAAIAGRSIHAYHTEGAGGGHAPDIISVVSEPYVLPSSTNPTRPHTVNTIEEHLDMLMVCHHLNPTVPEDLAFAESRIRPSTIAAEDILHDLGAISIISSDSQAMGRIGEVILRTWQTAHVMKRRRGALPGDGAADNHRARRYVAKYTINPAVAQGLDREIGSVEAGKLADLVLWDPAFFGVKPQTVIKGGQIAYAQMGDANASIPTPQPVMPRPMFGAVGRAPAANSFNFVSSAAIEAGLPEHLGLGKRFVPISSTRGVTKADMRENDALPRVDVDPDSFAVTIDGDPVVPAPAAELPMAQRYFLF; encoded by the coding sequence ATGCCTGAGCTCAGCCGACCCGTGTACGCCGATCTGTTCGGGCCCACCGTCGGTGACCGCATCCGGCTCGCCGACACCGATCTCGTCGTCGAGATCGAGGAGGACCGGTCCGGCGGTCCTGGGCTGGCCGGGGACGAGGCCGTCTTCGGCGGCGGCAAGGTGATCCGTGAGTCGATGGGCCAGGCGCGGACCACCCGCGCCGAGGGCGCCCCCGACACCGTGATCACCGGCGCCGTCATCATCGACCACTGGGGCATCGTCAAGGCCGACATCGGCATCCGCGACGGCCGGATCACCGGGATCGGCAAGGCCGGGAATCCCGACACGATGGACGGCGTCCACCCCGAGCTGGTCATCGGACCCGAGACCGAGATCATCGTGGGCAACGGCAAGTTCGTCACCGCCGGTGCCATCGACGCGCACGTCCACTTCATCTCGCCGACCCTCATCGACCAGGCTCTCTCCTCCGGGATCACCACACTCGTCGGCGGAGGCACGGGCCCGGCCGAGGGGACCAAGGCCACCACGATCACCCCGGGCCCCTGGCATCTCGCCCGGATGTTCGAGGCGCTCGACGGCTACCCCGTCAACATCGGCCTGCTCGGCAAGGGCAACACGATGTCGCGCGAGGCCATGCACTCCCAGCTGCGCGCCGGGGCCCTCGGCTTCAAGATCCATGAGGACTGGGGAGCCACCCCCGCCGTCATCGACGCCTGTCTGAGCGTCTGTGAGGAGACCGGTGCCCAGCTCGCCATCCACACGGACACGCTCAACGAGGCCGGATTCGTCGCCGACACGCTGGCCGCCATCGCGGGGCGCTCGATCCACGCGTACCACACCGAGGGCGCGGGAGGCGGACACGCTCCCGACATCATCAGCGTGGTCTCGGAGCCCTACGTCCTGCCCAGCTCCACCAACCCGACCCGGCCGCACACCGTCAACACGATCGAGGAACACCTCGACATGCTGATGGTCTGTCACCACCTCAACCCCACCGTGCCGGAGGACCTCGCCTTCGCCGAGTCGCGCATCCGGCCCTCGACGATCGCGGCCGAGGACATCCTCCACGACCTCGGCGCCATCTCGATCATCTCCTCGGACTCCCAGGCGATGGGCCGCATCGGCGAGGTGATCCTGCGCACCTGGCAGACCGCCCATGTGATGAAGCGGCGGCGCGGCGCGCTGCCGGGCGACGGGGCCGCCGACAACCACCGCGCACGTCGCTATGTCGCCAAATACACCATCAATCCAGCGGTGGCCCAGGGACTGGACCGGGAGATCGGCTCCGTCGAAGCGGGCAAGCTGGCCGACCTCGTGCTGTGGGACCCGGCGTTCTTCGGCGTCAAGCCGCAGACCGTGATCAAGGGAGGCCAGATCGCGTACGCCCAGATGGGCGACGCCAACGCCTCCATCCCCACGCCGCAGCCGGTCATGCCGCGTCCGATGTTCGGGGCCGTGGGGCGGGCGCCCGCCGCGAACTCGTTCAACTTCGTCTCCTCTGCGGCCATCGAGGCAGGGCTGCCGGAACACCTCGGACTCGGCAAGAGGTTCGTGCCGATCAGCAGCACCCGTGGCGTCACCAAGGCGGACATGCGCGAGAACGACGCCCTGCCCCGGGTCGACGTCGACCCCGACAGCTTCGCCGTCACCATCGACGGTGATCCTGTCGTCCCCGCCCCCGCCGCGGAACTCCCCATGGCCCAGCGCTACTTCCTCTTCTGA
- a CDS encoding ATP-binding protein encodes MADHQEATVTLPSDPVSVSAARRYVAQVVTDWGLAEDGDTADTIRLIVSELATNAVQHTFGQSPTFTVDLRLDRDVEFYLGVTDSHPRRPQRLPAAVRQDNGRGMAIIRALAKEHGGRLGVSPTPDGGKTVSIALPWPVPAQA; translated from the coding sequence ATGGCAGACCATCAGGAAGCAACCGTCACTCTGCCGAGCGATCCGGTCTCGGTCTCCGCGGCGCGGAGATATGTGGCCCAAGTGGTCACGGACTGGGGCCTGGCCGAGGACGGCGACACCGCCGACACCATCCGGCTGATCGTCTCGGAACTCGCCACCAACGCCGTCCAGCACACCTTCGGGCAGTCGCCCACCTTCACCGTCGATCTCCGGCTCGACCGGGACGTCGAGTTCTACCTGGGTGTGACGGACAGCCACCCTCGCCGGCCCCAACGGCTGCCCGCCGCGGTGCGGCAGGACAACGGGCGCGGCATGGCGATCATCCGGGCCCTGGCGAAGGAGCACGGCGGCAGGCTCGGCGTCAGCCCCACCCCGGACGGGGGGAAGACCGTGTCGATCGCCCTTCCCTGGCCGGTTCCCGCGCAGGCGTGA
- a CDS encoding urease accessory protein UreF, translating to MTTRAALLVLADGRFPAGGHAHSGGAEPAVKAGHIRNAQDLASFCLGRLHTTGLTSAALAAAAAHGIDPLALDEAADARTPSPALRGVARKLGRQLMRAARATWPSPELTALAEARPRGAHQPVVLGLTARAAGLGPADAAHCVAYETVSGPATAVVRLLSLDPFEATAVLARLAPALDEVAEQAAEAARHGIEALPAASAPLLDITAEAHAAWPVRLFAS from the coding sequence ATGACGACGCGCGCAGCCCTGCTCGTCCTCGCCGACGGCCGGTTCCCCGCCGGTGGCCACGCCCACTCCGGTGGCGCCGAACCGGCCGTCAAGGCAGGACACATCAGGAACGCCCAGGACCTGGCGAGCTTCTGCCTCGGCAGGCTCCACACGACCGGGCTCACCTCGGCCGCCCTCGCGGCCGCCGCGGCCCATGGCATCGACCCGCTCGCCCTCGACGAGGCCGCGGACGCCCGTACACCCTCGCCCGCACTCAGAGGCGTGGCCCGCAAACTGGGCCGACAGCTGATGAGGGCGGCGCGGGCCACCTGGCCCAGCCCCGAACTGACCGCGCTCGCCGAAGCCCGGCCCCGTGGCGCCCACCAGCCGGTCGTCCTCGGGCTCACCGCCCGCGCCGCCGGCCTCGGGCCCGCCGACGCCGCACACTGCGTCGCCTACGAAACGGTCAGCGGCCCCGCCACCGCGGTGGTCCGTCTGCTGTCCCTGGACCCCTTCGAGGCCACCGCGGTCCTCGCCCGGCTGGCACCCGCACTCGACGAGGTCGCCGAACAGGCGGCCGAAGCGGCACGGCACGGCATCGAGGCGCTGCCCGCCGCCTCCGCCCCGCTGCTCGACATCACGGCCGAAGCCCACGCGGCCTGGCCGGTCCGCCTGTTCGCCTCCTGA
- a CDS encoding ABC transporter permease: MPAAPNRRAVAVILLVPLIVTLSLWAFSWPAARIAPRDLPVGVAGSAPAADQLQKAFEQREGAFEIHRYADAEAARAAIEDRVVYGAVVATGKGPQLLTASAASPVVAQLLTEAVKGAAPAGAAVPVTDVVAAPKADPRGAALGASILPLALAGVAAGAMVTLLGLRGSRAALTLVGAAGLVGMAATAIAHSWLGVVTGDRWTEAGVIGLTVLAIASAVAGLAALLGTKGIGLGALLMVLLGNSFSGVTSAPELLPEPVGAVGQWLPPGAGGSLLRSAAFFDGAAASGAALILAAWAVVGLIAVLMGGRGKAGAEDAAAAPDHAREPALTG; this comes from the coding sequence ATGCCTGCTGCGCCGAACCGCCGCGCGGTCGCCGTCATCCTGCTGGTCCCGTTGATCGTGACACTCAGCCTCTGGGCCTTCTCGTGGCCCGCGGCCCGGATCGCCCCGCGCGACCTGCCCGTGGGCGTCGCGGGTTCCGCCCCGGCGGCCGATCAGCTGCAGAAGGCGTTCGAGCAACGCGAGGGCGCCTTCGAGATCCATCGGTACGCCGACGCCGAAGCGGCCCGCGCGGCGATCGAGGACCGGGTCGTATACGGCGCCGTCGTCGCCACCGGCAAGGGGCCGCAGCTGCTCACGGCGTCGGCGGCGAGCCCTGTCGTCGCCCAGTTGCTGACCGAGGCCGTGAAGGGGGCCGCGCCCGCCGGAGCGGCCGTACCGGTCACCGACGTCGTCGCCGCACCGAAGGCGGATCCACGCGGCGCCGCCCTGGGCGCGAGCATCCTGCCCCTGGCTCTCGCCGGCGTCGCCGCGGGGGCGATGGTGACCCTCTTGGGGCTGCGAGGCTCCCGGGCGGCCCTCACCCTTGTCGGCGCGGCCGGACTGGTGGGCATGGCGGCCACGGCGATCGCCCACAGCTGGCTGGGTGTGGTCACGGGCGACCGGTGGACGGAAGCGGGTGTCATCGGGCTCACCGTGCTGGCCATCGCGTCGGCCGTCGCCGGGCTCGCGGCACTGCTCGGCACGAAGGGAATCGGCCTGGGCGCGCTGCTGATGGTACTGCTCGGCAATTCCTTCTCCGGTGTCACGAGCGCGCCCGAACTCCTCCCCGAACCGGTCGGAGCGGTCGGCCAGTGGCTCCCGCCCGGCGCCGGCGGCTCACTGCTGAGGTCAGCGGCGTTCTTCGACGGGGCCGCGGCGAGTGGAGCCGCGCTGATCCTGGCGGCGTGGGCCGTGGTGGGCCTGATCGCCGTGCTGATGGGCGGACGCGGGAAGGCGGGGGCGGAAGATGCGGCGGCGGCCCCCGATCACGCTCGCGAACCGGCCCTCACGGGCTGA
- a CDS encoding urease subunit beta, translating into MIPGEILYAQSPVPLNEGRPVTRLTVLNAADRPVQVGSHYHFAEANTGLEFDRGAAHGLRLNIAAGTAVRFEPGIPVDVELVPLAGLRIVPGLRGDTGGPLDA; encoded by the coding sequence ATGATTCCCGGAGAGATCCTCTACGCGCAGAGCCCGGTGCCCCTCAACGAGGGCCGTCCCGTCACCCGTCTCACCGTCCTCAACGCCGCCGACCGGCCCGTCCAGGTCGGCTCGCACTACCACTTCGCCGAGGCCAACACCGGCCTGGAGTTCGACCGCGGCGCCGCTCACGGCCTGCGGCTGAACATCGCCGCCGGAACCGCTGTGCGCTTCGAGCCCGGTATCCCCGTCGACGTCGAACTCGTCCCGCTCGCAGGTCTGCGCATCGTCCCCGGACTGCGCGGCGACACCGGAGGTCCCCTCGATGCCTGA
- the ureG gene encoding urease accessory protein UreG — MHLDHTHSGPAAVSADAARPDGTRRALRIGLGGPVGSGKTATVAALCRALRDRVSIAVVTNDIYTREDAAFLLRNAVLPPERIQAVETGACPHTAIRDDISANLEAVEDLEDSVGPLDLILVESGGDNLTATFSKGLVDAQIFVIDVAGGDDIPRKGGPGVSTADLLVVNKTDLAPYVGSDLDRMARDAADQRGELPVVFTSLTGADGVAPVADWVRARLADWAV, encoded by the coding sequence ATGCACCTCGACCACACCCACAGCGGCCCCGCGGCCGTCAGCGCCGACGCCGCCCGCCCCGACGGCACCCGCCGCGCGCTGCGCATCGGCCTGGGCGGCCCGGTCGGTTCGGGCAAGACAGCCACCGTCGCGGCCCTCTGCCGCGCCCTCCGTGACCGTGTGTCCATCGCCGTCGTCACCAACGACATCTACACCCGCGAGGACGCCGCCTTCCTGCTCCGCAACGCGGTGCTCCCGCCGGAGCGCATCCAGGCCGTCGAGACCGGCGCATGCCCGCACACCGCGATCCGCGACGACATCTCCGCCAACCTCGAAGCGGTCGAGGACCTGGAGGACTCCGTGGGGCCGCTCGATCTGATCCTCGTCGAATCGGGCGGCGACAATCTGACGGCCACCTTCTCCAAGGGGCTCGTCGACGCCCAGATCTTCGTCATCGACGTCGCGGGTGGTGACGACATCCCGCGCAAGGGCGGCCCCGGTGTCAGCACCGCGGACCTGCTCGTCGTCAACAAGACCGACCTCGCCCCCTACGTCGGCTCCGACCTGGACCGGATGGCCCGCGACGCCGCGGACCAGCGTGGCGAACTCCCCGTGGTGTTCACCTCCCTCACCGGCGCCGACGGCGTCGCCCCCGTCGCCGACTGGGTGCGGGCGCGGCTCGCGGACTGGGCCGTATGA